From the Carassius carassius chromosome 45, fCarCar2.1, whole genome shotgun sequence genome, one window contains:
- the LOC132127198 gene encoding transcriptional and immune response regulator-like, translated as MSSYASSDSRRVSPAVSGVKFDTAHRKKASPNIFENVNQDVLVKLFEKAGDLQALERARSILALHQDPEGISKALMALQQDKKDKCMLITGLTRQALKFR; from the coding sequence ATGTCTTCATACGCGTCTTCAGATTCTCGCCGCGTCAGTCCCGCCGTGAGCGGCGTCAAATTTGACACGGCGCACCGCAAGAAAGCATCGCCGAACATCTTCGAGAACGTCAACCAAGACGTCCTGGTGAAACTCTTCGAGAAAGCAGGAGACCTGCAGGCGTTGGAGAGAGCCAGGAGCATCCTCGCGCTGCATCAGGATCCCGAGGGCATCTCCAAAGCGCTCATGGCTCTTCAGCAGGACAAGAAGGACAAATGTATGCTCATTACCGGACTGACGCGCCAGGCGCTGAAGTTTCGTTGA